The following proteins are encoded in a genomic region of Mahella australiensis 50-1 BON:
- a CDS encoding carbohydrate ABC transporter permease: protein MKKYKFNRPWEGYAFLTPWILGFLLFTAIPMVLSLYFSFTQYDVVTSPKWIGLKNYIDLANDPRVHKSLQVTFTYVALGVPFQLIFALLLAAVFKNNIPGIRIYRAIYYLPSLFGGSVAVAILWRQLFNKEGAINQLLSLVGIEGKNWIASPDTALYTLILLLIWQFGSPMVIFLGGLKQISPDYYEAAEIDGASKVGTFFHITLPLLTPMVFFNIVMTIINAFQAFTPSYIISGGTGAPVDSTLFYTLYLYIKGFQHFSMGYASALAWVLLIIIAIITAIMFLLAQKWVYYDE, encoded by the coding sequence ATGAAGAAATATAAATTCAACAGGCCATGGGAAGGCTATGCGTTCCTCACGCCATGGATTTTGGGCTTTCTTTTATTTACAGCGATTCCTATGGTTCTATCATTGTATTTCTCTTTTACACAATATGACGTTGTGACATCCCCTAAATGGATAGGACTCAAAAATTATATAGACTTAGCTAACGATCCCAGAGTTCATAAAAGCCTGCAGGTTACTTTTACCTATGTGGCACTCGGCGTTCCTTTCCAATTGATCTTTGCCCTGCTGTTGGCGGCTGTGTTCAAGAACAATATACCCGGTATTCGCATATACCGTGCCATATATTATTTGCCGTCATTATTCGGCGGTAGCGTTGCAGTAGCTATATTGTGGCGGCAGCTGTTCAACAAAGAAGGAGCGATCAATCAACTCTTATCTCTTGTAGGCATTGAAGGGAAGAATTGGATAGCCTCGCCGGATACAGCACTTTATACATTAATCTTGTTGCTCATCTGGCAATTTGGCTCTCCTATGGTCATATTTCTAGGAGGATTAAAGCAGATATCTCCGGACTATTACGAAGCGGCAGAAATAGACGGAGCGAGCAAAGTGGGTACTTTCTTTCACATAACTTTACCATTGCTTACACCTATGGTCTTCTTCAACATAGTTATGACCATAATAAATGCATTTCAGGCGTTTACGCCTTCCTATATAATTAGTGGAGGAACGGGAGCGCCTGTAGATTCGACATTATTCTACACGTTATATCTTTATATCAAAGGATTCCAGCACTTTTCCATGGGATACGCATCTGCCTTAGCATGGGTGCTATTGATCATAATAGCCATCATAACAGCTATTATGTTTCTTCTGGCTCAAAAATGGGTTTATTATGATGAATGA
- a CDS encoding carbohydrate ABC transporter permease: MKVKQRRNLLMHFLIILFGLIMIYPLIWMLSASFKEDVEIFQSTSLLPKNPTLNNYIYGWKGVSGVSFGKFFINSFFLAIVSIIANILSCSMAAYAFSKLEFRFKNTLFAIMLVTLMLPFHVRLIPQYIVFSKIGWVNTYLPLLVPKFFATEGFFIFLLVQFMRGISNELLEAPRIDGAGTFRIYMQFIMPLSVPALVTVAIFTFIWTWNDFFSQMIYLSAPPTFTVSLALRMFVDATGESSWGALFAMSCLSLVPLLFIFIVFQRYLVEGIMLGSIKG, encoded by the coding sequence ATGAAGGTTAAACAAAGAAGGAACTTGCTGATGCACTTTTTAATCATACTATTTGGGCTGATTATGATATACCCTCTCATATGGATGCTGAGTGCTTCATTTAAAGAAGATGTTGAAATATTTCAAAGCACCAGCCTGCTGCCTAAAAATCCGACCCTAAATAACTATATATACGGCTGGAAAGGTGTATCAGGGGTCAGCTTCGGCAAATTCTTTATAAACTCTTTTTTCTTAGCAATAGTAAGCATTATTGCCAATATATTATCATGTTCAATGGCAGCGTATGCTTTTTCCAAACTTGAGTTTAGATTCAAGAATACTCTTTTTGCTATAATGCTGGTAACGCTGATGCTGCCGTTTCATGTAAGACTAATCCCGCAGTATATAGTATTCAGCAAAATAGGATGGGTTAACACCTATCTGCCGTTATTGGTGCCGAAGTTTTTTGCGACAGAAGGGTTCTTTATCTTTCTATTAGTGCAGTTCATGCGTGGAATATCGAATGAACTGCTAGAAGCACCGAGGATAGATGGAGCAGGAACGTTCAGGATATATATGCAGTTTATAATGCCGTTATCGGTACCGGCGCTTGTCACCGTAGCGATTTTTACATTTATCTGGACGTGGAATGATTTCTTCTCTCAGATGATTTACTTGAGCGCGCCTCCGACATTTACAGTGTCGCTTGCACTGCGTATGTTTGTGGATGCAACCGGTGAGAGCTCATGGGGTGCGCTTTTTGCCATGTCGTGCCTGTCCTTGGTACCGTTGCTATTTATATTTATTGTATTCCAGCGCTATTTGGTAGAAGGCATAATGTTAGGTAGTATTAAAGGTTAA
- a CDS encoding VOC family protein, whose protein sequence is MIQGLYHIGVYTKDIGRSIEFYSQILGFTVKWRGIVDHPTMGNMPVAVVELGGCIIELVQPANPDAVAKEAGPVQHIALKVEDINTLTMLLKDKGIQFYPDEIENLPSFWKGIKHIFIYGPSNERIELVEEY, encoded by the coding sequence TTGATTCAAGGATTATATCATATAGGTGTTTATACAAAGGATATAGGGAGGTCGATAGAGTTTTATTCCCAAATATTAGGCTTTACTGTGAAGTGGCGTGGTATCGTAGATCATCCGACCATGGGCAATATGCCGGTGGCTGTGGTGGAGCTCGGGGGCTGCATTATTGAACTTGTGCAGCCCGCTAATCCCGATGCAGTAGCTAAAGAAGCCGGCCCCGTTCAGCATATAGCATTGAAAGTGGAAGATATAAATACACTTACAATGCTACTTAAAGATAAAGGCATACAATTTTATCCTGATGAGATTGAGAATCTACCGTCTTTTTGGAAGGGAATCAAACATATATTTATTTACGGGCCTAGTAATGAGCGAATAGAACTTGTCGAAGAATATTAG
- a CDS encoding class II fructose-bisphosphate aldolase, with amino-acid sequence MSYVNIKEILLDAKKQGYAVGAFNIVDYITTSAVVKAARKKRSPVIIQTSTKTVALYGYKPIVSWVKTLAEDTDIPVALHLDHCKDLDMIKKCIDAGWSSVMIDASSLPLDDNIEMTKKVVNMAKGKDVTVEGELGAIVGVEDDIFVNEQASHLADPDTCVKYVVATGIDVLAPAIGTAHGVYHKEPNVNFDLLHEIADRVDVPLAIHGGTGLSDDAFKKCIACGGNKINISTEIKHIFRDSFEEYYRANPTDYEPVKAIEYVENQTMHRVENFMNIFGSANKV; translated from the coding sequence ATGAGTTACGTAAATATTAAAGAAATCCTCTTGGATGCAAAAAAGCAGGGTTATGCCGTGGGGGCATTTAACATAGTCGATTATATTACTACATCGGCTGTGGTCAAGGCGGCAAGAAAAAAAAGGTCGCCGGTCATCATACAAACATCGACTAAAACGGTAGCGCTGTATGGCTATAAGCCGATTGTAAGCTGGGTTAAGACGCTGGCCGAGGATACGGACATACCTGTGGCTCTTCATTTGGACCACTGCAAAGATTTGGATATGATCAAAAAATGTATCGATGCGGGGTGGAGTTCGGTTATGATAGATGCATCATCGCTACCGTTGGATGATAATATAGAGATGACAAAAAAAGTTGTGAATATGGCCAAGGGCAAAGATGTCACTGTAGAGGGTGAACTTGGCGCCATAGTGGGCGTAGAAGATGACATATTTGTAAATGAGCAAGCAAGCCATTTGGCCGATCCCGATACATGTGTCAAATATGTTGTGGCCACCGGTATAGATGTATTGGCACCCGCTATAGGAACGGCACATGGTGTTTATCATAAAGAGCCCAATGTGAATTTCGATTTATTGCATGAAATTGCCGATAGAGTTGATGTCCCTTTGGCGATACACGGAGGTACCGGTTTATCTGATGATGCATTTAAAAAATGTATAGCATGCGGGGGAAATAAGATAAACATATCCACCGAGATAAAGCACATATTCAGAGATTCATTTGAAGAATATTACAGAGCTAACCCAACGGATTATGAGCCTGTAAAGGCTATAGAATATGTAGAAAACCAGACTATGCATCGAGTGGAAAATTTCATGAATATATTTGGTAGTGCAAATAAAGTATAA
- a CDS encoding dihydrodipicolinate synthase family protein, with product MNDRLKGVFIPVVTPFTDQKVDLDKLAYNIQKSNLTSVKGYMPLGSNGEFAHMNDDEQISVFKTVKENMVKDKVLMVGIARQSAYCTIEFGKRIEDMGADFVSVLCPSYFASFMDDSALIRYYTAVADGLSIPVLLYNCPKFASGVTISPEVVRTLSAHPNILGMKDTSSGNIGKYLAVKDENFDVLAGSITNFLDGLKAGASGGVLSMANYLQEPCCSLYELYVHGRLEEADALSDKLIRLSKNATDKYSVAGVKAACDIFGYKGGEVRNPLADCTDEQREMIKAAFIGAGYL from the coding sequence ATGAACGATAGACTGAAAGGCGTATTTATACCGGTCGTTACGCCGTTTACTGATCAAAAGGTAGATTTGGATAAGCTGGCTTATAATATACAAAAATCCAACCTAACATCCGTAAAGGGTTACATGCCTCTGGGAAGCAATGGAGAATTTGCTCATATGAATGACGATGAGCAAATTTCGGTTTTCAAAACGGTTAAAGAAAATATGGTGAAAGATAAAGTTCTTATGGTCGGCATAGCACGCCAGTCCGCATATTGTACCATTGAATTCGGCAAGCGCATAGAAGATATGGGAGCCGATTTCGTTTCGGTTCTATGCCCAAGCTACTTTGCTTCTTTTATGGATGACTCGGCGCTCATAAGATACTATACTGCTGTAGCCGATGGCCTATCGATTCCTGTACTCTTATACAATTGTCCTAAATTTGCTTCTGGTGTTACTATATCGCCTGAGGTGGTAAGAACCTTGTCCGCTCATCCGAATATCCTTGGTATGAAGGATACGTCCAGCGGCAATATAGGCAAATACCTTGCTGTAAAAGACGAAAACTTCGATGTGCTGGCAGGCAGCATAACCAATTTTCTGGATGGACTGAAGGCCGGTGCTTCCGGAGGCGTACTGTCGATGGCCAATTATTTGCAAGAACCATGTTGTTCATTGTATGAGTTATATGTGCATGGAAGGCTAGAGGAAGCCGACGCGTTGAGCGATAAATTGATTAGATTAAGCAAAAATGCTACCGATAAATATAGTGTGGCAGGTGTGAAAGCCGCATGTGATATTTTCGGTTATAAGGGTGGAGAGGTCAGGAATCCGCTGGCTGACTGTACGGATGAGCAAAGGGAAATGATAAAAGCCGCTTTTATCGGAGCAGGTTATTTATAA
- a CDS encoding hydroxyacid dehydrogenase yields MEKVLLPERIIDEGLELLKDKAEIIITKDASEQSIIDEVSDTFAIILRSKAKITRSIIEAAPKLKVISRTGAGYDNVDVQAATEHNVMVCNLPGINTVAVAEHTISLMLALLKQLPKMDLYVRNGQWGKRSEFISEEAFGKTIGIVGLGKIGREVMFRCKSMGMHVLVYDPYVENALKDNDIRFCNDVETLFTQSDVITLHVPNIPENKKMVDEHLIRLMKPTAYIINTSRGEVIDQGALTSALKEHRIAGAGLDVFAQEPIEQDDPLLTLDNVILTPHAAALTKESGIKMTVEAVKQVIDCLEGRIPPYIVNRRELHLE; encoded by the coding sequence ATGGAAAAAGTATTACTACCTGAAAGAATAATAGATGAGGGATTGGAGTTGCTCAAAGATAAAGCCGAAATAATTATAACGAAAGATGCATCGGAGCAGTCAATTATAGATGAAGTTAGCGATACTTTCGCTATAATTTTAAGGAGTAAGGCTAAAATTACCAGAAGTATAATTGAAGCTGCTCCCAAGCTCAAGGTAATTTCACGTACCGGCGCTGGTTATGATAATGTAGATGTACAAGCTGCTACCGAGCATAATGTAATGGTATGTAATTTACCGGGGATAAACACTGTGGCTGTGGCCGAACATACCATATCGTTGATGCTGGCTTTATTAAAGCAACTTCCTAAAATGGATTTGTATGTACGAAATGGACAATGGGGCAAACGTTCCGAATTTATATCCGAAGAGGCGTTCGGTAAAACTATAGGTATCGTGGGACTAGGGAAAATAGGGCGAGAGGTTATGTTTCGATGTAAATCGATGGGAATGCATGTGCTGGTGTATGATCCATATGTTGAAAACGCACTAAAAGATAATGATATTAGATTCTGCAACGATGTGGAAACATTATTTACCCAATCGGATGTCATAACATTACATGTTCCCAATATACCAGAAAATAAAAAGATGGTCGATGAACATCTGATAAGATTGATGAAGCCGACAGCGTATATTATAAATACCAGCAGAGGCGAAGTGATCGATCAGGGAGCATTAACGTCTGCACTGAAAGAGCATAGGATAGCGGGAGCGGGCTTAGATGTTTTTGCACAAGAACCGATAGAACAAGATGATCCTTTGCTGACATTGGATAATGTTATTCTAACACCTCATGCTGCGGCTCTTACCAAGGAATCCGGAATAAAAATGACCGTTGAAGCTGTAAAACAGGTTATAGATTGCCTGGAAGGAAGGATACCACCTTATATAGTCAATAGGAGGGAGCTTCACCTTGAATAG
- a CDS encoding HAD-IA family hydrolase, with translation MNSEGNILRALIFDCDGVIAETERDGHRVAFNRAFKEAGLDIEWSVEEYRELVKIAGGKERMRAYFNEHRYLLPPEVLNDEFINGLHKRKTEIFTEMNARGELPIRPGIKRIIQEAHDRGVILAVCSTSNEKSVRSLLRAVLGSERLDWFDGIFAGDIVKAKKPAPDIYNLVKDRFGLQGSECFVVEDSRNGLLAAKSAGMHCMVTVSFYSIGEDFSEADMVVSSLGDPDQPMEIIKGHPNMSDRPIRYITLDVLEKML, from the coding sequence TTGAATAGCGAGGGAAATATACTGAGAGCTTTGATCTTTGATTGTGACGGCGTCATAGCCGAAACAGAAAGGGACGGCCATCGTGTAGCCTTCAACAGAGCGTTTAAAGAAGCTGGGCTGGATATTGAATGGAGTGTGGAAGAATATCGTGAGCTCGTGAAGATTGCCGGCGGTAAAGAAAGAATGAGGGCATATTTCAATGAACACCGCTATCTTCTGCCACCTGAAGTTTTAAACGATGAATTTATAAACGGCCTTCATAAGCGTAAGACAGAAATATTTACAGAGATGAACGCGAGGGGCGAGTTGCCTATAAGGCCTGGGATAAAGCGAATAATACAGGAGGCTCATGATAGGGGGGTTATCTTGGCTGTCTGCTCCACATCTAATGAGAAAAGCGTCAGATCACTTTTACGGGCGGTACTGGGTTCAGAACGTCTGGACTGGTTTGATGGAATTTTTGCAGGGGATATTGTGAAGGCTAAGAAGCCGGCACCTGATATTTATAATTTAGTAAAAGATCGATTTGGCTTACAGGGATCCGAATGTTTTGTGGTAGAAGACAGTAGAAATGGCTTACTTGCAGCAAAATCTGCTGGTATGCACTGCATGGTAACTGTCAGTTTCTATTCAATAGGTGAGGATTTTTCCGAGGCCGATATGGTCGTATCTTCCTTGGGCGATCCTGATCAGCCCATGGAAATTATAAAAGGACATCCTAATATGAGTGATCGGCCTATCAGGTATATTACTTTAGATGTTCTTGAAAAAATGCTTTAA
- a CDS encoding cupin domain-containing protein, with protein sequence MKYLVNVQEKQPDVDPRSLRARVKDREKAVLRDTYFLIDPDNVSKRLKMGYTVIYPTGTTTGHVHDEEEVYYVISGEGVMVVGDDEFPIKTGDALYVPPKEFHTTYQRGNIPLTVLWVTGKLDPEEYEK encoded by the coding sequence ATGAAATATCTAGTAAATGTACAAGAAAAGCAACCGGATGTCGATCCGCGTTCTTTAAGAGCTAGGGTAAAAGACCGTGAAAAAGCGGTGCTTAGGGATACATATTTCCTTATTGATCCCGATAACGTATCAAAACGCTTGAAGATGGGATACACTGTTATTTATCCTACAGGGACTACCACCGGTCATGTACATGATGAAGAAGAGGTCTATTATGTCATTTCAGGCGAAGGGGTAATGGTTGTGGGTGACGACGAGTTTCCTATAAAAACCGGTGATGCATTGTATGTGCCGCCTAAAGAGTTTCATACCACATACCAGAGGGGAAATATACCGCTGACAGTACTGTGGGTGACAGGTAAATTGGACCCGGAGGAATACGAGAAATGA
- a CDS encoding aldehyde dehydrogenase family protein, protein MMHEKMFIAGKWVESETGDTFKVINPATEEVFAEVPLATPNDVERAIAAADGAFTDWSALTPFERGRYLRKASSTILERSKEIAKLMTMEQGKPLAEAEGEVKKGADILRYYAEEGERVYGRIIANAEVDMESMVIYQPIGVAAAISPWNYPIELLAWKVGGALASGCTLVAKLPSETPLSPLAFIKCVVDAGIPAGVLNAVTGPGSVIGAILTAHPLVKKVAFTGSTEVGKGVLKSTADTLKKVSLELGGSLPMVICSDCDMDAAVAGAVRRSFRNMGQICIAINRIYVSQDIYEEFIERFAEATEKLVIGNGLTDDPCDLGPMCTSSGLEKTMSHIKDAVGKGAKIVCGGKRPSGEKFEKGYFFEPTILRDVDHSMLVMNEETFGPLVGVMPFKNLEEAVKLADDTKYGLAAIVFTQDISTARRLSHLIEAGNIAINNVDAGVINAPYGGWKDSGFGVEHGPEGLYEYLHIKHIRLRYI, encoded by the coding sequence ATGATGCATGAGAAGATGTTTATAGCCGGCAAATGGGTAGAGTCGGAAACTGGAGATACATTTAAAGTAATTAATCCTGCTACGGAGGAAGTGTTTGCCGAGGTACCGCTGGCTACCCCAAATGACGTGGAGAGGGCTATAGCTGCGGCTGACGGGGCTTTTACAGACTGGAGCGCTTTGACGCCGTTTGAAAGAGGGCGATATTTGCGCAAAGCCAGCAGCACGATTTTGGAACGTTCCAAAGAAATAGCTAAGCTGATGACCATGGAACAGGGCAAGCCATTGGCTGAAGCTGAGGGAGAGGTGAAAAAAGGAGCAGATATATTGCGCTATTATGCTGAAGAAGGAGAGAGAGTATATGGCCGTATTATAGCTAATGCCGAAGTGGACATGGAGAGTATGGTTATATATCAGCCTATTGGCGTGGCAGCGGCTATATCGCCGTGGAATTATCCTATAGAACTGTTAGCGTGGAAAGTGGGCGGAGCCCTAGCATCGGGATGCACGCTCGTGGCCAAACTGCCGTCGGAAACACCTCTTTCTCCGCTGGCTTTCATAAAATGCGTAGTCGATGCCGGTATACCTGCTGGTGTGTTGAATGCGGTTACGGGGCCGGGTTCGGTTATAGGCGCAATTTTAACAGCTCATCCGTTGGTCAAAAAAGTAGCATTCACAGGATCCACGGAAGTGGGTAAAGGGGTTCTGAAGAGTACTGCCGATACCTTAAAAAAGGTATCTTTGGAGCTCGGCGGCAGCTTACCTATGGTTATTTGCAGCGATTGCGATATGGATGCCGCCGTAGCTGGTGCCGTAAGAAGATCTTTTAGGAATATGGGGCAGATATGCATAGCTATAAACAGGATTTATGTGTCTCAGGATATATACGAGGAATTTATAGAGCGTTTCGCCGAGGCTACTGAGAAGCTCGTAATAGGCAATGGCCTGACGGATGATCCATGCGATCTTGGTCCGATGTGTACATCGAGTGGTTTGGAGAAAACAATGTCGCATATAAAAGATGCCGTTGGTAAAGGGGCAAAGATCGTATGCGGCGGCAAACGGCCGTCGGGCGAAAAGTTTGAAAAGGGATATTTCTTTGAACCGACTATTCTACGCGATGTGGATCATAGCATGTTAGTGATGAACGAGGAAACTTTCGGGCCGCTGGTAGGTGTTATGCCATTTAAGAATTTGGAAGAAGCTGTTAAATTGGCCGATGATACAAAATACGGTTTGGCTGCCATAGTATTTACGCAGGACATAAGTACAGCTAGACGTTTATCTCATCTGATTGAGGCCGGTAATATAGCGATCAATAATGTTGATGCCGGCGTTATAAACGCCCCTTATGGAGGATGGAAAGATAGTGGTTTTGGTGTGGAACATGGTCCTGAGGGACTATATGAGTACTTGCATATAAAACACATAAGGCTGCGTTATATATAG